Proteins encoded together in one Lathyrus oleraceus cultivar Zhongwan6 chromosome 5, CAAS_Psat_ZW6_1.0, whole genome shotgun sequence window:
- the LOC127087957 gene encoding F-box protein At5g49610-like, with translation MEVSQEDIAYEIFSWLPAKTIFKFKLTCSSFSKFQEESHFKTKQFCNMLVKSDTCFFLQHDQISQRYQKRIELHHLPKEQQFSCVPNNILTFLSNSAIVVASSNGLLLCYTINDDPVELFICNPITKSFFSIPSPESLRKNHRFSNINLMLNCSDDSSDDYLIFLFENTLDWSPNSYVCNIYHGKEGVWRTMENNFLCGGRNMKFEMSVFHNGALHFISDCSNYFTRYSPFYKPYIMAYDFVKGTSTIIKLPREAIKGFHAECNMGIFNWGKVTSSNRSICLVKSRRSVFTIWFLKDYKSCLWQKILKVRVNALGLKEKDAHVTGFTIMNGKDLVFSTEQKIYSCGLDGETFMMAEEIGSHSCGSNPYFMSYSNTLRPCGTNVQTMPC, from the coding sequence ATGGAAGTGTCTCAAGAAGACATTGCTTATGAGATATTTTCTTGGTTACCTGCAAAAACCATTTTTAAATTTAAGTTAACCTGTAGTTCATTCTCCAAATTTCAAGAAGAATCTCATTTCAAAACAAAACAGTTTTGTAATATGTTAGTGAAGAGTGATACATGTTTCTTCCTCCAACATGATCAAATAAGTCAAAGGTATCAAAAAAGGATCGAGTTGCACCATTTACCTAAAGAGCAACAATTTTCTTGTGTTCCTAACAATATTCTGACATTTCTATCTAATTCAGCTATTGTTGTAGCTTCTAGTAATGGTTTGCTTCTTTGTTATACTATTAATGATGATCCTGTTGAATTGTTTATTTGCAATCCAATTACAAAGTCTTTCTTTTCTATTCCTAGTCCGGAGTCACTTAGAAAAAATCACAGGTTTTCTAACATAAATCTCATGTTAAATTGCTCGGATGACTCTTCAGATGATTACTTGATATTTCTTTTTGAAAACACACTGGATTGGTCGCCAAATAGTTATGTATGCAATATTTATCATGGAAAAGAAGGTGTGTGGAGAACCATGGAAAACAACTTTTTATGTGGTGGTAGAAATATGAAATTTGAGATGTCGGTGTTTCACAATGGAGCACTTCATTTCATTTCAGATTGCTCTAATTACTTTACTAGATATAGTCCTTTTTATAAGCCATACATAATGGCTTATGATTTTGTGAAAGGAACTTCAACTATTATTAAGTTGCCAAGGGAAGCTATAAAAGGTTTTCACGCGGAGTGTAACATGGGCATATTTAATTGGGGCAAAGTGACAAGTTCCAACCGTTCTATTTGCTTAGTGAAATCAAGAAGGTCTGTTTTCACTATTTGGTTTTTAAAAGATTACAAGTCATGTTTATGGCAAAAGATTTTGAAGGTGAGAGTGAATGCATTGGGGTTAAAAGAGAAAGATGCTCATGTTACCGGATTTACTATCATGAATGGCAAGGATTTGGTTTTTTCTACGGAACAAAAAATTTACAGTTGTGGTTTAGATGGAGAAACATTTATGATGGCGGAAGAAATAGGCTCACACAGTTGTGGATCTAATCCTTACTTTATGTCCTACTCAAACACTCTTCGTCCATGTGGGACTAATGTTCAAACAATGCCTTGCTAG